GCTCGACGCCGACGTGAGCGGCGATGGGCAGACCGTCACCGTCTTCTTCGACGAGCCGCTCGATCCGGCGACCGTCGTGCCCGGCAACTTCGTGCTTGACGGCGGCGCACCGGCCGTGACGAACGCGGGCTACGACGCCGACGCCACGGCCGCCGTGCTGACGCTCGCCGCCCCGCTCGCGCCCGGCAGCTACACCCTCACGATCACCGGCATCGCCGACGAGCGCGGCAACGCCACTGACGGCGCCACCGTTGGCGTGAGCTACGACCCCGACGTGACGCCGCCCGCCCTCGCCTCCGTCAGCGCGCTCGACGCGACGACCGTCGCCGTCGTGTTCTCCGAGCCGGTGGACGCGGCCTCGGCCGGCGATCCGGCGAACTATTCCATCGACAACGGCATCGGGCAGCCCGCGAGCGTGGCCGTCGCGCCGGGCGGCAACCCGGCCCGCGTCGTCCTCACGCTCGGCGCGCCGCTCGACGGGCCGCAGACGTACACGCTGACCGTCACGAACGTCGCCGACCTCAGCGGGAACGTGCTCGGCTCCGACAGCGCCGACTTCTTCTTCGGCGAGGGCGATGTGCCCGAGCCGCGCGACCTCGTCGTCAACGAGATCATGTACGACCCGCCGGCGGTGAGCTCGAACGAGTACGTCGAGCTGTTCAACCGCTCCGACAAGACGTTCGACCTCAGCGACTTTACGCTCTCCGACCTCACCGCGACGGTCCCCGTCGCCGCCGATCCCATCTTCCTCCTGCCGGGCGAATACACCGCGCTCGTCCGCGACGCCGCGGCGTTCCAGCAGCAGTTCCCCGGCGTGCCGTTCCTCGCCGTCCCCAACTTCCCCGCGCTCAACAACAGCGGCGGCGACGCCGTCGTGATCCGCCACGCGCCGAGCGGTGTCCGCGTCGACTCCGTCCGGTACCAGACGAGTTGGGGCGGGACCGACGCTTCGCTCGAACGCCGCAGCCCCGACGGCCCGAGCAACGTCGCGAGCAACTGGGCCACCTCGCTCGATCCACGCAGCGGCACGCCGGCGGCGCCGAACTCCGTCCCGCCCGACACCGATCCGCCGCAGCCGACCGACGCCGACATCGCCTCCAACGGCCTCACGCTCACCATCTCCTTCGACGAGCCGCTCGCCGAAGCCACCGTCACGCCCGGCGCGTTCACGATCACCGACGGCCCGGCCGTCCTCACGGCCGAGTACCTGGACGACGACGACCCCGCCGTCGCGCTGACGCTCGCGAGCGCGCCCGCGCCCGGCACCTACACCGTCACGATTTCCGGCGTCACCGACCAGCTTGGCAACGTCGCTCAGGGTCTGCAGATCGGCTTCACCTTCAGCCCCGACCTCACGCCGCCCGCGCTCGTCCAGGTCGCCGCGCTCGATGCGACGACGGTCGAGGCCTTGTTCTCCGAAGCTGTCGATCCAGCGTCGGCCGGGACCGCGGGGAATTACGCCGTGTCCGGCGGGATCGGCGCGCCGGCCTCTGTCGCGGTGGCCCCGGCCGGCGATGCGCGGCGCGTGGTCCTCACGCTCGCGACCCCACTCGCCGCGCAGCAACAGTACACGCTCACCGCATCGAACATCGCCGACACCGAAGGGAACGTGCTCGGCGAGGGCAGCGCCGACTTCTTCTTCGGCGAGGGCGACGTGCCCGAGCCGCGCGACCTCGTCGTGAACGAGATCATGTACGACCCGCCGGCGGTGAGCTCGAACGAGTACGTCGAGCTGTTCAACCGCTCCGACAAGACGTTCGACCTCAGCGACTTCACGCTCGCCGATCTAAGCGACACCGTCGCCATCACCGACGCGCCTCGCTTCGTGCTGCCGGGCGAGTACGCCGTCCTCGTGAACAACCCCGAGGCGTTCGCTGCCGCCTTCCCCGGCGTCCCGTTCGTGGAAGTCGCCAATTTCCCCACGCTCAACAACTCTGGCGATGCGGTCGTGATCGCCTATGCGGCGGGCGATACCCGGATCGTGACGGATTCCGTCCGCTATCAGACGGCGTGGGGCGGGATCGACGCTTCGCTGGAGCGCCGTAGCCCCGAGGGTCCGAGCAACGTCGCGAGCAACTGGGCGACCTCGCTCGACCCGCGCAGCGGCACGCCCGGCGAGGCCAACTCCGTCCCGCCCGACACCGACCCGCCGACGCTCGTCGACGTGGACGTGGAGGCTGACGGCACGACCCTGGCGGTGACGTTCGACGAGCCGCTCGCCGCGGCGACCGTGACGCCCGGCGCGTTCAGTCTCAGCGGCAGCGCGCCCGCCGTCGTCGGCGCAGACCTCGTCGGGGAAGACGAAATAGTCGTCGTGCTGACACTCGCCGCTCCACTCGACGGCGGCGACTACACCCTCACCGCGACTGGCATCGCGGATCAGCTCGGGAATGCGACGGCCGGGGCGACGATCGACTTCACGTTCGCGCGAGACGAGACGCCGCCCGCGCTCCTCCGCGTCTCTGCCCTCGGCGCGACGACGCTCGACGTGCTGTTCTCCGAACCCGTGAGCGAGGCGACGGCGACGAACCCGGCGAACTACGCTATCGATGGCGGGATCGGTCAGCCCACGGACGTAGCGTACGCGCCCGGCGGCAACCTCGCCCGCGTGACGCTCACCCTCGCCGTGCCGCTCGCCGAGGGGTCGAGCTACAGCCTCACCGCGACCGGCATCGCCGACCTCGTCGGGAACGTGCTCGGCTCCGGCTCGGCCCCGTTCTTCTTCGGCGAAGGCGCGGTGCCCGGCGTCCGCGACGTCGTCGTCAACGAGATCCAGTTCCAGTCGCCGCAGGGCAACGACGGCGAGTACGTCGAGGTGTTCAACCGCTCCGGCGCCAACTTCGACCTCAGCGAGTTCACGCTCTCCGACGAGGGCAGCACGCCCGCACCGCTCGCCGACGCGCCGTTCTTCCTCCTCCCCGGCCAGTACGCCATCCTCGTCGCCGACGCCGCCGTCTTCGCCGAGGCCTTCCCCGCGGCCGGGCCGGTGCTCGAGCTCGGCGGCTTCCCCAACCTCAACTCGACGGGCGATGCCGTAGTGATCCGCTACGCCCCGTCAGGGCTCACGGTGGACTCCGTCCGCTACAGCCCGAACTGGGGCGAGTCAGATGACGCCGCGCTCGAGCGGATCGACCCCGACGGGCCGAGCAGCGTGTTCGTCAACTGGGCCTCGTCGGTCGACCCGCGGGGCGGGACGCC
Above is a genomic segment from Rhodothermales bacterium containing:
- a CDS encoding lamin tail domain-containing protein, whose product is MSGLRRALPLLLALLWTSAALAQVQDDFADGDFTADPAWTGDTDRFTVVPFGADFALRSDGLAASDTIALATASSVASGRWTFTFRWEANLTNANGTRVYLIADTPELTGEVQGYYVQLGTNNSDEVRLYRQDGPATSRTELGASAGPVVVGDEGTVAVEVLRDDSGTWQVNVDGAPVITGVQDDTYATSAALGVWLKHSSANGAAFFWDDFLADPDAGDLSPPVPLSVAVQDGGGTLLVQFDEALAPTTIQPANFSLDNGVGAPSTAAIAGQGDAVRLTFATPIPSGDYTLSISEVSDTEGNVVPPGTTIGFTFEADTMPPDLVSAEALDATTIAVTFSEPVDGLDPSLYDVAPGIGAPSEVVAIPENPQTEYFLLLDQPLQSGTLYTVTATNVADTEGNVQPETSASFFFGDFDTPDVRDIVVNEILYDPPEVNTNEFVELLNRTDDQTFDLSQLTFSDNTSNPVPLTGEPTALGPGEYVVLVRNADAFQQRFPGVPFLAVAGFPALNNDGDTPTIRLGDTVIDAVPYAANWGGNDASLERRDPDGPSTSATNFATTTDPRGGTPGEQNTAFEVDTAPPAPLDADVSGDGQTVTVFFDEPLDPATVVPGNFVLDGGAPAVTNAGYDADATAAVLTLAAPLAPGSYTLTITGIADERGNATDGATVGVSYDPDVTPPALASVSALDATTVAVVFSEPVDAASAGDPANYSIDNGIGQPASVAVAPGGNPARVVLTLGAPLDGPQTYTLTVTNVADLSGNVLGSDSADFFFGEGDVPEPRDLVVNEIMYDPPAVSSNEYVELFNRSDKTFDLSDFTLSDLTATVPVAADPIFLLPGEYTALVRDAAAFQQQFPGVPFLAVPNFPALNNSGGDAVVIRHAPSGVRVDSVRYQTSWGGTDASLERRSPDGPSNVASNWATSLDPRSGTPAAPNSVPPDTDPPQPTDADIASNGLTLTISFDEPLAEATVTPGAFTITDGPAVLTAEYLDDDDPAVALTLASAPAPGTYTVTISGVTDQLGNVAQGLQIGFTFSPDLTPPALVQVAALDATTVEALFSEAVDPASAGTAGNYAVSGGIGAPASVAVAPAGDARRVVLTLATPLAAQQQYTLTASNIADTEGNVLGEGSADFFFGEGDVPEPRDLVVNEIMYDPPAVSSNEYVELFNRSDKTFDLSDFTLADLSDTVAITDAPRFVLPGEYAVLVNNPEAFAAAFPGVPFVEVANFPTLNNSGDAVVIAYAAGDTRIVTDSVRYQTAWGGIDASLERRSPEGPSNVASNWATSLDPRSGTPGEANSVPPDTDPPTLVDVDVEADGTTLAVTFDEPLAAATVTPGAFSLSGSAPAVVGADLVGEDEIVVVLTLAAPLDGGDYTLTATGIADQLGNATAGATIDFTFARDETPPALLRVSALGATTLDVLFSEPVSEATATNPANYAIDGGIGQPTDVAYAPGGNLARVTLTLAVPLAEGSSYSLTATGIADLVGNVLGSGSAPFFFGEGAVPGVRDVVVNEIQFQSPQGNDGEYVEVFNRSGANFDLSEFTLSDEGSTPAPLADAPFFLLPGQYAILVADAAVFAEAFPAAGPVLELGGFPNLNSTGDAVVIRYAPSGLTVDSVRYSPNWGESDDAALERIDPDGPSSVFVNWASSVDPRGGTPGELNSVFAPDAGAPAVLFAEQLDAATVRLYFSEPLDPTSVQPGDFALDGGTTPDAVAVSDSEPTVDLTFGAVDGRTVTVGGVADFVGNTLDAAEIPLARLSPVGGLVVNELMIDPLRDPRDGRLDGTEYVEFFNATDLTLALTRVQITDAQDENNAVRTVSVGGRLTGAVPFAALPPGGYAVAFADTSAFGDRFEDPPTQGALADSSLLARLFPGTDFSDALLLPVDRTTLSLANTEDTVRLLRGDGVLVDSVAYSDDWHRPELDDATGISLERLDPEGPSSSAGNWTSSLDPAGGTPGRQNSVFLLPGEAPPAPGLTISPSPFDASVGTQISYTLEADAALVRVRIFDAAGRLVRTLEDAALGGATQTGTLTWQGRSDDGQPLRIGIYIVFLEALDLNGGRTEAYKEVVVLARNL